Sequence from the Clostridia bacterium genome:
AAGTTCCAGGGCGGTAAAAATGCCCGCCGGGCCACTGCCGACGATTATAACCTCGTATCGGCCCAACCTGTTCCCCCTCTTCCGGGCGCTCGAAGCAGCTTCAGTTTAGCAAAGCCCGTACCCGCTGTCAAGGAAGCCGGGACCTGGCCGCCTCCGATGTGCCGGCAAAAGTGGCAAACCGGAAGCCGGAGCTACAGGTCTTCCTCCCGGGCCAGATCCACGAACTTGGTATACTCGGGCAGGAAGGCCAGTTCCACCGTGCCTACCGGCCCGTTGCGGTGCTTGGCCACGATCACCTCGGCAATGCCCCGGCGGTCGGTATGAGGGTCATAGTACTCGGGGCGGTAGAGGAACAGGACCACGTCGGCATCGGCCTCGATGGCGCCGCTCTCCAGAAGATCGGCCATTATGGGCCGCTTGTCCTGGCGCTGCTCCACGCCCCGGTTAAGCTGGGAGAGGACCAGGACGGGAACGTTGATTTCCCGGGCCAGGCCTTTCAGTCCGCGGGAAATCTGGGCTATCTCCTGCTGCCGGTTGTCGAAGCGGCCGTGGCCGCGCATGAGTTGGAGGTAGTCCACCACCACCAGCCCCAGCCCGCGCTCCGCCTGCAGACGCCGGGTCTTGGCCCGCACTTCCAGCACCGTAGCAGCCGGGGAATCGTCAATGTATATGGGTGCCTCCGCCAGGGTGCCCAGCGCCTGGGACAATCTTTCCCAGTCCTCATCCGTGAGGTAGCCGGTGCGCAGCCGGTGCTGGTCGATCATGGCGGTGCTGGCGATGAGCCTTTCCGCCACCTGGGCTTTGGACATCTCCAGGCTGAAGATGGCCACCGGCAGGTGATAGCGCAGGGCTATACTCTGGGCGATATTCAGGCAGAAGGAACTCTTGCCCATGCCCGGCCGGGCGGCGCAGATGATGAGATCGCTGGGCTGCAGGCCGGCCAGAAGCCGGTCCAGATCCTTGAAGGTGGGAAGCCCGGTGACCTCACCCTGGTTCTGGCTCAGGCGTTCCAGCCGCTCCAGGGCGGCGGCTATCAATTCCTTAACGCTGGTAAGTCCCTCCCGGATCTCCCTCTGCCCGAGGGCGAAAACCATCCTCTCGGCCTCGTCCAGGAGTTCCTGAGGGTCTTCGCCTTCCTCGTAGCACCGCTGGATTATCTTCTGGCCCACCTGGATGAGGCCCCGCAGAAGGGCCTTCTCCCGCACTATGCGCGCGTAGTAGGGAGTGTTGCTGGCCGAGGGCACCGATTGCCCCAGAGAAGCCACGTAGGCCATGCCGCCGACCTTCTCCAGCCAGCCCAGGCGGCGCAGCTCCTCCACCACCGTGACCAGGTCAACCGCCTCGCCCCGGTCGCCCATGCCTATGATGGCCTGAAAGAGCAGCCGGTGGGCTTCGTGATAGAAGTCTTCCGGCCGCAGGCTCTCTACCGCCAGGTAGATGGCCTCCCGGTCCACCAGCATGGCGCCCAGGACCGCCTGCTCGGCTTCCAGGCTGTGGGGCAGGGGCCGATTCAGGTCCGCCAACGCCTCTCACCTTCCTGGGGCAGCAAAGACGTAAGGCATGGCCTCCTCGATGGTGCTTATGGGCACCACCTCAATACCGCCCAAACCAGAAGGAAGCTCGGTCTGATTATCCTTGGGTACCAGTACCAACCGCATGCCGGCCTGTCTGGCTCCGTAGATCTTTTCCACCAGCCCGCCGACCGGCTTGATCTTGCCCTGGATGGAGATCTCTCCGGTAATGGCCACGTCCTGATACGCCGGACGCTCCTCAATGGCGCTCAGCAGCGCCAGGCAGATCGCCGCTCCGGCCGAGGGACCGTCGATGTTCCCGCCCCCTACTACGTTGACGTGCACGTCGTAGGCTCCCAGGTCCTTTCCGGTGAGGCGCCTGATTACCGCGGCGGCGTTGAAAACCGAGTCTTTGGCCATGGTACCGGCGGTCTCGTTGAAGCGAATCTGGCCGTGCCCCAGCTCTCGAGCGGGGAAAACCACCGCCTCGATCTCCAGGATACAGCCCACGTAGGAGATGACCCCCAGGCCGAAGACCCGGCCGATCTCGGTGTCGCGGCTGGCCCGGCAGGTCACGTAAGGAACCAGCCGGGCGTTCTGTATTACTTCATAGACCTCGTCCGGGGTAATGGTAACCCGGCGCTTTCCCCGGCCCCTCAGGTACAGGGCCAACCCGTAAGCGTCGGCCAGGATGCCGATGGCCTTGCGGGCCTCGATGGTATATTCGCTGATTATCTCCGGCACCTGCGGCGCCAGCCGCACTCCCAGGCGCCCGGCAGCCTGCCGCACGATGGTCTGGATGTCCTGAGGGCTTAGGGGATCGAAGAATACTTCCGCGCACCGGGAGCGCAGGGCGGGGTGCAGGTCCTCAGGATCGGCAGTAGTGGCACCGATCAGTATAAAGTCTGCCGGTGCGCCCTCCTCAAAGAGCTTCTTAATATAGCGCGGCACGTTGGCATCGTGGGGATCGTAGTACGAGGACTCGAAGTAGACCCTCTTGTCCTCCAGCACCTTCAGCAGCTTGGATACCAGGAGAAGATCCATGTCCCCGATCTCGTCGATGAACAAGACCCCGCCGTGAGCGTCACTGACCAGCCCCAGCTTGGGCTCGGGAACGCCCACCTC
This genomic interval carries:
- the dnaB gene encoding replicative DNA helicase — translated: MADLNRPLPHSLEAEQAVLGAMLVDREAIYLAVESLRPEDFYHEAHRLLFQAIIGMGDRGEAVDLVTVVEELRRLGWLEKVGGMAYVASLGQSVPSASNTPYYARIVREKALLRGLIQVGQKIIQRCYEEGEDPQELLDEAERMVFALGQREIREGLTSVKELIAAALERLERLSQNQGEVTGLPTFKDLDRLLAGLQPSDLIICAARPGMGKSSFCLNIAQSIALRYHLPVAIFSLEMSKAQVAERLIASTAMIDQHRLRTGYLTDEDWERLSQALGTLAEAPIYIDDSPAATVLEVRAKTRRLQAERGLGLVVVDYLQLMRGHGRFDNRQQEIAQISRGLKGLAREINVPVLVLSQLNRGVEQRQDKRPIMADLLESGAIEADADVVLFLYRPEYYDPHTDRRGIAEVIVAKHRNGPVGTVELAFLPEYTKFVDLAREEDL
- the lonC gene encoding Lon family ATP-dependent protease is translated as MSTVAHQVRGGQLSRRVAALYNILAELYGPDQLVLRASKLEALELLRSSRLAERVLALQRLVYDDPTLDQVPPTREIPRILADVEDVLADLVARRSVEEQLERKVNERIQRRQEEYLQELRAQVLKEAAGPESAQTLKKLAFLEKKEQVRLARSAFEVMRPRSLKEIVGQERAVRALLTKLASPFPQHVILYGPPGVGKTTAARLVLEEAKRLGNTPFGPEAPFVEVNGTTLRWDPREVTNPLLGSVHDPIYQGARRDLAEVGVPEPKLGLVSDAHGGVLFIDEIGDMDLLLVSKLLKVLEDKRVYFESSYYDPHDANVPRYIKKLFEEGAPADFILIGATTADPEDLHPALRSRCAEVFFDPLSPQDIQTIVRQAAGRLGVRLAPQVPEIISEYTIEARKAIGILADAYGLALYLRGRGKRRVTITPDEVYEVIQNARLVPYVTCRASRDTEIGRVFGLGVISYVGCILEIEAVVFPARELGHGQIRFNETAGTMAKDSVFNAAAVIRRLTGKDLGAYDVHVNVVGGGNIDGPSAGAAICLALLSAIEERPAYQDVAITGEISIQGKIKPVGGLVEKIYGARQAGMRLVLVPKDNQTELPSGLGGIEVVPISTIEEAMPYVFAAPGR